Proteins encoded by one window of Balneolaceae bacterium:
- a CDS encoding ATP-binding protein, producing MCEADVIVFQFRQLMHNLISNALKFSKPGESPHIRIKSSIVKGSELKSKGLSPDQNYCHVSVSDNGIGLDKKFKGKIFEVFQKLHSKDEYPGTGIGLATVKKIVNHHNGEIFVDSALNKGTTFDIYIPAEAQTSTEK from the coding sequence ATGTGTGAGGCAGATGTTATCGTTTTTCAGTTCCGGCAACTGATGCACAATCTTATCAGCAATGCGCTTAAGTTTTCAAAACCCGGAGAAAGTCCTCATATAAGGATCAAAAGCAGTATTGTAAAAGGGAGTGAACTGAAGTCAAAAGGACTTTCCCCCGATCAAAACTACTGCCATGTTTCCGTGTCTGATAACGGTATCGGTTTGGATAAAAAATTCAAAGGAAAAATATTCGAGGTATTTCAAAAACTCCATTCAAAAGATGAATATCCGGGTACGGGAATCGGGCTGGCAACGGTGAAGAAAATTGTAAATCATCATAATGGAGAAATATTTGTTGATAGTGCCTTGAATAAAGGAACTACATTTGATATTTATATTCCTGCAGAGGCTCAAACATCGACCGAAAAATGA
- a CDS encoding response regulator, with protein MKTPKAPLRVLLTDDDEDDRLIFKEILDEMDKDIIVRMVNDGKQLMDFLATENKPLPHIIFLDLNMPTMNGLECLKEIRNDDRYSDISIAIYSTSISEKDIEETFLHGANIYITKPAAYSELKKVLKKSLTAVRMNLNSELDRSNFVLKI; from the coding sequence ATGAAAACTCCAAAAGCTCCACTTCGTGTCCTTCTAACCGATGATGATGAGGACGACAGGCTTATTTTTAAAGAGATCCTGGATGAGATGGATAAGGATATCATCGTCCGGATGGTGAATGATGGCAAACAGCTGATGGATTTTCTCGCAACCGAAAATAAACCACTTCCCCACATTATCTTCCTGGATCTCAATATGCCGACTATGAACGGATTAGAATGTCTGAAGGAGATCAGAAATGATGACAGGTATAGCGATATTTCCATTGCAATCTATTCTACTTCAATCTCTGAAAAGGATATTGAAGAGACGTTTCTGCATGGAGCCAATATCTATATCACCAAACCGGCTGCTTATAGTGAACTCAAAAAAGTATTGAAAAAATCTCTTACTGCTGTTCGTATGAACCTGAATTCTGAATTAGATAGGTCAAATTTTGTGCTTAAGATTTAG
- a CDS encoding YqaE/Pmp3 family membrane protein, translated as MDIIKIIFAIILPPLGVFLEVGITGAFWLNILLTILGFIPGIIHAVWVIAKN; from the coding sequence ATGGATATTATAAAAATCATTTTTGCAATCATTCTGCCACCTCTCGGAGTCTTTTTGGAAGTTGGAATAACCGGGGCTTTTTGGTTAAATATTTTACTAACGATCCTTGGCTTTATCCCGGGCATTATCCATGCGGTGTGGGTGATTGCCAAAAACTGA